A single Flavobacterium sp. 1 DNA region contains:
- a CDS encoding LytTR family DNA-binding domain-containing protein, which yields MDSINVLIIEDTPEQSDALSLVLQNNNYNIVGVARNYTDALTLFYKNTVDIIVIDVFLDGKPDGITFAETINIVPNACKPFVFLTSSQDRQIFERAKLTKPFSFLMKPFNELEIIYALEMAVEKFYSQANVFLSEDQDTVIGNDYMFIKKKNTLKKVSLKDIIYIEVEDRYCNIITEKEKFVILISLTKISELLDKNKFIRTHRNYIVNSDTIEEIILADNLVILKGNRKINLSDNYKDFIKKIKILS from the coding sequence ATGGATAGCATCAATGTACTTATTATTGAAGACACACCAGAGCAAAGCGATGCCCTGAGCTTAGTTTTACAAAACAACAATTATAATATTGTGGGCGTAGCCAGAAATTATACCGATGCCCTTACTTTATTTTATAAAAATACTGTTGATATCATTGTCATCGATGTTTTCTTGGACGGAAAACCAGATGGAATTACTTTTGCCGAAACGATAAACATTGTTCCGAATGCCTGTAAACCCTTTGTTTTTTTGACCAGCTCACAAGACCGTCAAATTTTTGAAAGAGCCAAACTCACCAAGCCCTTTAGCTTTTTAATGAAACCTTTTAATGAATTAGAAATTATATATGCCCTTGAAATGGCTGTTGAAAAATTCTACTCGCAAGCGAATGTTTTTTTGAGTGAAGACCAAGACACTGTAATCGGCAATGATTATATGTTCATCAAAAAGAAAAATACGCTTAAAAAAGTGTCGTTAAAGGACATTATTTACATCGAAGTCGAGGATCGCTACTGCAACATCATTACCGAAAAAGAAAAATTTGTTATCCTCATTTCATTAACCAAAATCAGCGAGCTGCTCGACAAAAACAAATTCATTCGAACACATAGAAACTACATCGTAAACTCCGATACTATAGAAGAAATAATCCTTGCAGACAATCTTGTCATTCTGAAAGGAAACCGCAAAATTAATCTTAGCGACAATTATAAAGATTTTATCAAAAAAATAAAAATACTGTCATAA
- a CDS encoding DUF2339 domain-containing protein has translation MAFFIFVLFICIVVLFNNFFNLKKSNDYLESLLQSYQEDNGRLRKEISEIKKAIEGKTITVENGPSIIEETKPQEIESIEDNIIESIKENTNFPPIIETIVSKEENIDSNEAISTNKIEEEIFTYESKTSPRLENKTPIEEKIYEESAFSKFLKNAEKQFADNWTGILGTAIMVLGIGYLSIYTALTVAPLFRILIIWLYASLLAGSFYILKKKEKWVKTGLWLRSAAASLFLFGTFGASQIPPLTFITNTAAGYSLIAIGIAVNLYIGYIIKKQTFLSLHVILSILILCVIPEKLLITFILASITCTIGIILSYKEKWEYHLLIVITAFIIFDIWFNAQGTKLTASENIIAILGIITVAGSCMFMQYRGVYENTHFDKPAFITHLTNWVLFATGLLLHSMGSKFKTFVLFFGAIICLVIALRARKKKVYWLYHLDGMVSFILLALSIIMLNDLKVGIDIIACILYVLILVCLFVVYKEKETLLHKIFLTINHLFGASLIIFCVLLINNTLDAAKITNAFTAIILLSIIALSIPIISSIKKEFTEVDTFYGEKNLSLNGILAIVFSVFVILKSNAVLADNSFYYIVIGIAVIWTFLKKKFKIVTFDIGRFVFYALALFIGLFIIHSQEKSYSDWIFTLCFLSIVSFNWFVKYFYKNEFIIRFIGIVSVNALLLILSCKYLQSHPVAQIFSLFGIAVLNHEFLWLNFKKNNLTPDNQRVLYLFYYLFTIVGSLLLLYRSGNLTNTENGLTCLGISIIEIYVLFAKKIRNKSEETINEWTNYNLLNSELLLFTITLFGFSCIQMEYVSIYFIGFAILLFLAFQKFEEFKRYSNYSFLLLTGSIILTLFVAVDNIDLKEKTIIYSVQTASVLLSIGYSYLQFKSKNDDEKRFITILPYIQNLWIITLLLIQVEINYLPLLFMILSLINFYLIYSKKIQIKFHFVLLIAMLAILVSASYSINKLNNFNLIDWILQLSSIALGLALTLLLNKKEAITTMKTNYQITLNIWLSIIMFTQLEHKWLPVYWVVAAILNLYFYHKKISQEKNISIVYYLLANLHLGFLSFNFYQSKFLAVYLLIFVLLGVYIYLASKWMETFKLKNSLLIYPATLSIGCFLYLSFDKGILTFFWILEALGLLILGIMLKEKYFRYVSLSLVGICVIRLMFFDLSNSNFLIRALVLLGVGIVLLVMNSLFKKYKDRFD, from the coding sequence ATGGCCTTTTTTATTTTTGTTTTATTCATTTGCATCGTTGTTCTATTCAACAATTTTTTTAATCTGAAAAAAAGCAACGATTATCTAGAATCTTTACTCCAATCCTATCAGGAAGACAACGGCAGGCTTCGAAAAGAAATATCAGAAATCAAAAAAGCTATTGAAGGCAAAACAATTACTGTCGAAAATGGTCCATCAATAATTGAAGAAACAAAACCTCAAGAAATTGAATCTATTGAAGACAACATTATAGAAAGCATTAAAGAAAATACAAACTTTCCTCCTATTATTGAAACTATTGTCTCAAAAGAAGAAAACATTGATAGTAATGAAGCCATTTCAACGAACAAAATTGAAGAAGAAATATTCACTTATGAAAGCAAAACTTCCCCAAGATTAGAAAATAAAACTCCAATAGAAGAAAAGATATATGAAGAAAGTGCTTTTTCTAAATTTCTAAAAAATGCCGAAAAACAATTTGCCGACAATTGGACTGGAATTTTGGGAACCGCAATTATGGTACTTGGAATTGGTTATTTAAGCATTTATACTGCCTTAACAGTAGCACCATTATTCCGTATTTTAATTATCTGGCTGTATGCTTCTTTATTAGCAGGTTCTTTCTACATTTTAAAGAAAAAGGAAAAATGGGTTAAAACAGGATTGTGGCTTCGGAGTGCAGCCGCCAGTTTATTTTTATTTGGAACATTTGGCGCTTCACAAATACCTCCGCTTACCTTTATTACCAATACCGCTGCTGGATATTCCTTGATTGCTATAGGAATTGCAGTTAATTTATACATTGGCTACATCATAAAAAAACAGACATTCTTATCGCTCCACGTAATTTTGAGCATACTGATATTATGTGTTATCCCCGAAAAACTGTTAATTACATTTATCTTAGCCTCTATAACATGTACTATAGGAATTATACTTTCGTACAAAGAAAAGTGGGAATATCACTTACTGATCGTCATTACAGCCTTTATCATTTTCGACATTTGGTTTAATGCTCAAGGCACAAAATTGACCGCTTCAGAAAACATTATTGCTATCCTCGGAATCATTACAGTTGCTGGAAGCTGTATGTTCATGCAATACCGCGGCGTTTATGAAAACACCCATTTTGACAAGCCTGCTTTTATAACTCATTTAACCAACTGGGTCTTATTTGCAACTGGATTACTGCTGCATTCTATGGGAAGTAAATTCAAAACTTTTGTATTATTCTTTGGCGCAATAATCTGTTTGGTAATTGCATTGCGTGCCCGCAAAAAGAAAGTGTATTGGCTATATCATTTAGACGGAATGGTGTCTTTTATTCTTTTGGCTCTTAGCATTATTATGTTGAACGATTTGAAAGTTGGTATTGATATCATTGCTTGTATTTTATATGTTTTAATACTTGTCTGCCTATTTGTTGTGTATAAAGAAAAGGAGACTCTGCTTCACAAAATTTTTCTAACTATCAATCATTTATTTGGAGCGAGTTTAATCATTTTTTGCGTACTGCTTATTAACAACACTTTGGATGCAGCAAAAATCACAAACGCTTTTACGGCAATAATTCTACTGTCAATAATTGCGCTTTCAATTCCTATAATATCTTCGATAAAAAAAGAATTCACAGAAGTTGACACTTTTTATGGTGAAAAAAACTTGAGCCTGAACGGTATTCTTGCAATAGTATTTTCGGTATTTGTAATTTTAAAATCCAATGCTGTTTTAGCGGACAATTCATTCTATTATATTGTAATTGGGATTGCTGTAATTTGGACTTTCCTGAAGAAAAAATTTAAAATTGTAACCTTTGATATTGGACGATTTGTGTTTTATGCTTTGGCATTATTTATCGGTTTATTTATTATACACTCTCAAGAAAAATCATACTCAGATTGGATTTTTACATTGTGTTTCTTATCAATAGTTTCATTCAATTGGTTTGTGAAATATTTTTACAAAAATGAGTTCATCATTAGATTTATCGGAATTGTTAGTGTGAATGCACTTTTATTGATTTTGAGCTGCAAATATTTGCAAAGCCATCCAGTTGCCCAAATCTTTAGCTTGTTTGGAATTGCTGTACTCAACCACGAGTTCTTATGGTTAAATTTCAAAAAAAACAATTTAACACCAGACAATCAAAGAGTATTATACTTATTCTATTATTTGTTTACAATTGTTGGAAGTTTACTGCTTCTATACCGCTCAGGCAATTTAACAAACACTGAAAATGGATTAACCTGTCTGGGAATTTCCATTATCGAAATCTACGTTTTATTTGCAAAAAAAATCAGAAACAAGTCAGAAGAAACCATCAATGAATGGACTAATTACAATTTATTAAATTCAGAATTACTGCTCTTTACTATTACACTATTTGGGTTTTCCTGCATTCAAATGGAATATGTATCTATCTATTTTATCGGTTTTGCAATTCTGTTATTCCTTGCATTCCAAAAATTTGAAGAGTTCAAACGATATTCCAATTATTCTTTTCTTTTATTAACAGGAAGCATCATTCTGACTCTTTTCGTTGCTGTTGACAACATTGACTTAAAAGAAAAAACGATCATTTATTCTGTACAAACAGCAAGTGTTTTATTATCAATTGGGTATTCCTATTTACAATTCAAAAGCAAAAATGATGATGAAAAGCGTTTTATTACTATTTTGCCATACATTCAAAATTTATGGATTATCACATTACTGCTCATACAGGTAGAAATAAATTATTTACCGCTGCTGTTCATGATTTTATCATTAATTAACTTCTATTTGATTTACAGCAAAAAAATCCAAATCAAATTTCATTTTGTTTTATTAATTGCAATGCTGGCCATTTTGGTTTCAGCTTCCTACAGTATTAACAAACTGAATAATTTCAACCTGATAGACTGGATTTTACAGCTTTCAAGTATCGCTTTAGGATTAGCTCTTACACTGCTTTTAAACAAAAAGGAAGCCATTACCACAATGAAAACCAATTATCAGATTACACTAAATATTTGGCTTTCAATCATCATGTTTACTCAATTAGAGCATAAATGGCTGCCGGTTTATTGGGTCGTCGCCGCTATTTTGAATCTCTATTTTTATCACAAAAAAATAAGCCAGGAAAAAAACATCAGTATCGTTTATTATCTGCTGGCAAATTTACATTTAGGCTTTTTGAGCTTTAATTTTTATCAATCTAAATTTTTAGCCGTTTACCTATTGATATTTGTGCTTTTAGGAGTTTATATTTATTTAGCATCCAAATGGATGGAAACTTTCAAACTCAAAAACAGTCTGTTGATTTACCCAGCAACATTAAGCATTGGATGCTTTTTATATTTATCTTTTGACAAAGGAATCCTAACTTTTTTCTGGATTTTGGAAGCGCTTGGTTTATTAATTTTAGGAATTATGCTGAAAGAAAAATACTTTCGATACGTTTCCCTGTCACTAGTTGGAATTTGCGTTATCCGATTGATGTTCTTTGACTTATCAAATTCCAATTTCTTAATTCGGGCATTGGTTCTGCTTGGCGTTGGGATTGTATTATTGGTAATGAACAGCTTGTTTAAAAAATATAAAGACCGTTTTGATTAA
- a CDS encoding RNA polymerase sigma factor RpoD/SigA has product MRQLKITKQVTNRETASLDKYLQEIGKVDLITADEEVELAQRIKAGDQRALEKLTKANLRFVVSVAKQYQNQGLTLPDLINEGNLGLIKAAQRFDETRGFKFISYAVWWIRQSILQALAEQSRIVRLPLNKIGSINKINKMYALLEQSNERPPSAEEIAKELDMTVNDVKESMKNSGRHLSMDAPLVEGEDSNLYDVLRSGESPNPDRELIHESLRTEIERSLETLTPREADVVRLYFGLGDQHPMTLEEIGETFDLTRERVRQIKEKAIRRLKHTSRSKILKTYLG; this is encoded by the coding sequence ATGAGACAACTTAAAATCACCAAGCAGGTTACTAATCGTGAAACCGCTTCATTAGACAAATATTTACAAGAAATTGGAAAAGTTGACCTTATTACCGCTGACGAAGAAGTAGAATTAGCTCAAAGAATTAAAGCCGGGGATCAAAGAGCCCTAGAGAAATTAACAAAAGCCAATTTACGTTTCGTAGTTTCGGTAGCCAAACAATACCAAAACCAAGGATTAACACTTCCTGATTTAATTAATGAAGGAAATTTAGGATTGATAAAAGCAGCACAGCGTTTTGACGAAACTCGTGGTTTCAAGTTCATTTCTTATGCTGTATGGTGGATTCGCCAATCGATTCTTCAAGCTTTGGCAGAACAATCCCGTATCGTTCGTTTACCATTAAATAAAATTGGTTCTATCAATAAAATCAACAAGATGTATGCGTTATTAGAGCAGTCTAACGAGCGTCCGCCATCTGCTGAGGAAATTGCAAAAGAACTGGACATGACTGTAAATGACGTTAAAGAGTCCATGAAAAACTCTGGCCGTCACTTATCTATGGATGCGCCTCTTGTAGAAGGAGAAGATTCTAATCTATATGATGTATTGCGTTCTGGAGAATCTCCAAATCCTGACAGAGAATTAATCCACGAATCATTGCGTACCGAAATTGAGCGTTCACTAGAAACATTAACTCCAAGAGAGGCCGATGTAGTGCGTTTGTACTTTGGTCTTGGTGATCAACACCCAATGACATTAGAAGAAATAGGTGAAACTTTTGATCTAACCCGCGAGCGTGTTCGCCAAATTAAAGAAAAAGCAATCCGCAGATTAAAACACACTTCTAGAAGTAAAATTTTAAAAACGTATTTAGGTTAA